From a region of the Mucilaginibacter sp. PAMB04168 genome:
- a CDS encoding TraG family conjugative transposon ATPase, with protein sequence MAQKRKTEFNLPYFGIDESGKYPTIYNLKGDYGVVIQINNPVLQYSADPSAYDGSHQLYVNITKILGEGYVIQKQDVLTKKIYNKADSTEYLQQKYDEHFNGREYTDLTTYLVVTRKGKRGSFYSYNKKNYNDFEQNIGKLEDLLKRNSLSPKILTRNEIDLYVKRILSMNFSTNNVSLNNMRATDVEIQMGDKAVRSIPLVNIDTIDLPEKVSTHIERNDKDTLKGFPIDTMGFLYNVPLYQTIIYNQIIDIPAQNMTQRKLELKRKRHSGIPDPANLMCVEDIDNLLVDVARENQMLVYCHFNILVCAPLETIQQTCNYIESSLFQQSIIPNKNAYNQMELFRTAMPCNTVELADYDLFLTTADAALCFFFKEALSKDEVSGFQIRFTDRQGIPVAIDPADLPMQTNRINNRNKFVLGPSGSGKSFFMNALIEQYCMYNKSDKPKWLMDVVIVDTGHSYSGLCSYYGGKYITYSEEKPITMNPFAISESEYNIEKKDFLKTLISLLWKGADGTVNQVESDVISQAISSYYSNFFGKPLFVDITEEEEREILKEAEAEAAQLDYTEEAKKSLDLDGLLAEAQALTNSFEGSSNEKLTYYEQQYQRLYDEQLQGTIEWLKDAQADDLYITKLTEARIKNKEEFKRKNVVELNFNSFYEFALYKIPEIKEQERIPFDIDEFRFVLKKFYKGGEFQAILNEEADNSMFTESFVVFEIDSIKEHKTLFPIVTLIIMDVFIQKMRFRTEQRKALIIEEAWKAIASPLMAGYILYLYKTVRKFWGEAIVVTQELGDIIGNAVVKDSIINNSDTTMLLDQSKFKDNFDEIAKLLAINAHERKKILTINQLDNHENRGRFKEVYIRRGATGEVYGVEVALEQYLIYTTEKPEKTAVECYSNFYGSYRAGIDNFVKDLKRSGLKLPQFFNKVNSMRRPIYEEGKAEILQLVS encoded by the coding sequence ATGGCACAAAAACGTAAAACAGAGTTCAATCTACCGTATTTCGGGATAGACGAAAGTGGGAAATACCCAACCATTTATAATTTAAAAGGGGATTATGGCGTAGTGATACAAATTAATAATCCAGTACTGCAATATTCAGCAGACCCGAGCGCCTATGATGGTTCGCACCAATTGTATGTAAACATCACTAAGATTTTAGGCGAGGGGTACGTAATCCAAAAGCAGGATGTTTTAACAAAGAAGATTTATAATAAAGCAGATAGCACCGAATACTTACAGCAGAAGTATGACGAGCATTTCAACGGTAGAGAATATACCGACCTCACTACTTATTTGGTAGTTACCCGAAAAGGAAAACGAGGTTCTTTTTATAGCTATAACAAAAAGAACTATAACGATTTTGAGCAAAACATCGGCAAGTTAGAAGACCTGCTAAAAAGAAATAGCTTGTCACCCAAAATTCTAACCCGAAATGAAATTGACCTTTACGTGAAGCGCATACTTAGTATGAATTTTAGTACTAATAACGTTTCGCTCAATAATATGCGTGCTACAGATGTAGAAATACAAATGGGCGATAAAGCGGTTCGCAGTATTCCGCTTGTCAATATTGATACTATTGATCTGCCGGAGAAAGTTTCCACCCACATCGAGCGGAACGATAAAGATACCCTTAAAGGTTTCCCCATTGATACAATGGGCTTTTTATATAACGTACCATTATACCAAACCATAATTTACAACCAGATCATAGATATACCTGCCCAAAACATGACACAGCGTAAGTTGGAGTTAAAAAGAAAAAGGCATTCAGGTATACCCGACCCTGCAAATTTGATGTGCGTTGAGGATATTGATAATTTACTGGTAGATGTAGCCAGGGAGAACCAAATGCTTGTTTATTGTCACTTCAATATTTTGGTTTGTGCACCTTTAGAGACTATTCAGCAAACCTGCAATTACATAGAAAGTTCTTTGTTCCAGCAGAGCATTATACCTAATAAAAATGCCTATAACCAAATGGAACTTTTCAGAACGGCTATGCCCTGCAACACGGTCGAGTTAGCGGACTATGATTTGTTTTTGACCACCGCAGATGCAGCCCTTTGTTTTTTTTTTAAAGAAGCCCTAAGTAAAGATGAAGTGAGTGGCTTTCAAATTCGCTTTACTGATAGACAGGGCATACCTGTAGCAATTGACCCCGCAGATTTGCCAATGCAGACCAATAGGATTAATAACCGGAACAAGTTTGTTCTTGGCCCCAGTGGTTCGGGAAAGTCCTTTTTTATGAATGCCCTGATCGAACAATATTGCATGTACAATAAATCGGATAAGCCTAAATGGTTGATGGATGTTGTAATTGTTGATACGGGGCACTCTTATTCAGGGCTCTGCTCGTATTATGGCGGTAAGTACATTACTTATTCGGAAGAAAAGCCCATTACCATGAACCCTTTTGCAATCAGTGAAAGTGAGTACAATATTGAGAAAAAGGATTTTTTAAAAACGCTCATTAGCTTATTGTGGAAGGGTGCCGATGGCACGGTCAATCAGGTAGAAAGTGACGTAATTTCCCAGGCAATTTCATCCTACTACAGTAACTTTTTTGGGAAGCCCCTTTTCGTCGATATTACCGAGGAAGAAGAAAGGGAAATTTTAAAGGAAGCGGAAGCCGAGGCAGCCCAGTTGGACTATACCGAAGAAGCAAAGAAATCATTAGACCTGGACGGTTTGTTAGCGGAAGCCCAAGCACTCACTAATAGCTTTGAAGGAAGTTCAAACGAAAAGCTTACGTATTATGAACAGCAATATCAAAGGCTTTATGATGAGCAATTACAAGGAACCATTGAATGGCTTAAAGATGCACAGGCCGATGATCTGTATATCACCAAATTGACAGAAGCGAGAATAAAAAACAAGGAGGAATTTAAAAGGAAGAATGTTGTTGAACTTAATTTCAACTCTTTTTATGAATTTGCTTTGTATAAAATTCCCGAGATAAAAGAGCAGGAACGCATACCCTTCGATATTGACGAATTTCGTTTTGTTCTGAAAAAGTTTTATAAAGGTGGCGAGTTCCAAGCGATCTTAAACGAGGAAGCCGATAATTCAATGTTCACTGAATCCTTTGTGGTATTTGAAATAGATAGTATCAAGGAGCATAAAACATTATTTCCAATCGTAACGCTGATTATTATGGATGTTTTCATCCAAAAAATGCGTTTCCGTACCGAACAGCGCAAGGCACTAATCATTGAAGAAGCATGGAAGGCCATTGCTTCACCACTTATGGCCGGATACATCCTTTACCTGTACAAAACAGTTAGAAAGTTTTGGGGCGAAGCAATAGTGGTTACGCAGGAGTTGGGCGATATCATAGGTAATGCGGTAGTAAAAGACAGTATTATTAATAATTCCGATACCACCATGCTGTTAGATCAGTCGAAGTTTAAAGACAATTTTGATGAAATAGCCAAGCTGTTAGCGATCAACGCCCATGAGCGCAAGAAAATCCTTACCATTAACCAGTTGGACAACCACGAAAATAGAGGCCGATTTAAAGAGGTTTATATCAGAAGGGGAGCCACAGGCGAGGTTTACGGTGTTGAGGTTGCTCTCGAGCAATATTTAATATATACCACCGAGAAGCCGGAGAAAACCGCAGTTGAATGCTATAGCAACTTTTACGGCAGCTACAGGGCAGGTATAGACAATTTTGTGAAAGACCTTAAACGATCAGGATTAAAACTTCCCCAGTTTTTCAATAAGGTCAACAGTATGCGTAGGCCAATCTACGAAGAAGGCAAGGCCGAAATACTACAGTTAGTTAGTTAA
- a CDS encoding plasmid transfer protein, which produces MAKQFNIYRGLQKPLIYRGFQGKFIGWGIASLVISLVAGGVVGSLTSMALGGLICVGGFVGGLVFTAQQQKKGLHFKTRHTGIFRFGTDFRKLRHGTKT; this is translated from the coding sequence ATGGCAAAGCAATTCAACATTTATAGGGGGCTTCAAAAGCCCCTTATTTATCGTGGTTTTCAAGGAAAATTCATCGGATGGGGCATAGCATCCCTTGTCATAAGCTTAGTTGCAGGTGGAGTTGTCGGCAGTTTAACAAGCATGGCATTAGGAGGGCTCATTTGTGTAGGTGGCTTTGTAGGTGGCCTGGTTTTCACGGCTCAACAGCAGAAAAAAGGATTGCACTTCAAAACAAGGCATACAGGCATATTCAGGTTTGGTACTGATTTTAGAAAATTAAGACATGGCACAAAAACGTAA
- a CDS encoding DUF4134 domain-containing protein produces MSSKFKKAFAVATLIAVSASQSMAQDGITGINAANTSLRQYVDPVATLCLAIGAVVGIIGGVRVYIKWNSGDQDINKEIMGWGGSCLFLVLVGVIIKAFFGV; encoded by the coding sequence ATGTCAAGCAAATTCAAAAAAGCGTTCGCAGTTGCAACTTTAATCGCAGTATCTGCAAGTCAATCAATGGCGCAAGATGGTATCACTGGTATCAATGCAGCCAATACTTCTTTACGCCAGTACGTTGACCCAGTTGCTACATTATGCCTTGCAATCGGGGCGGTTGTTGGTATTATCGGTGGTGTTCGTGTTTACATCAAATGGAACAGCGGAGATCAAGATATCAACAAAGAAATCATGGGATGGGGCGGTTCTTGCCTTTTCTTAGTACTGGTAGGCGTTATTATCAAAGCTTTCTTTGGTGTATAA
- a CDS encoding DUF4134 family protein — MKNYKKIHYIRAATLTALFYCLISPSFGQAPGIQEFGDATRMVKNQYHALTYTASILGAIFGLVGGLRIYNNWQSGKHHIDAQVMGWLGAFIFLQLIAVIIGAMYGV; from the coding sequence ATGAAAAACTACAAGAAGATACATTATATCAGGGCTGCTACATTGACAGCCCTTTTTTATTGCCTTATTTCGCCATCCTTCGGACAAGCACCCGGCATTCAGGAATTTGGGGATGCAACACGAATGGTCAAAAATCAATACCATGCTTTGACCTATACTGCATCTATACTGGGCGCTATTTTCGGTTTGGTCGGTGGGCTAAGAATTTATAACAATTGGCAATCAGGCAAGCATCATATTGATGCACAGGTAATGGGTTGGTTAGGGGCTTTTATATTTCTTCAACTAATCGCAGTAATTATCGGTGCCATGTATGGTGTGTAA
- a CDS encoding ParA family protein, with product MIILFANQKGGVGKSTLAVLFANYLSLVQNKEVVIFDMDNQRSIYNKVQAAQVLENKPLYEVEAAEMEQFSTINEIVREKEGLITILDVAGNIENDSLIPIFKGIDLIICPFAYDEFSVSATIDFSEVVRTLNEKANIVFVPNRIKTNVKYETLESVNKVLLNFGAVTRPLPERIDFQRITTFETPPSIIQAVSPVFDLIFNEFIHKYTGSWKEKV from the coding sequence ATGATTATACTATTCGCAAATCAAAAGGGGGGTGTTGGTAAATCTACCCTTGCCGTTTTATTCGCAAACTACCTTTCATTAGTACAGAATAAAGAGGTTGTTATATTTGATATGGACAACCAACGGTCTATTTATAATAAAGTCCAAGCTGCCCAGGTATTGGAGAATAAGCCTCTATATGAAGTAGAAGCTGCCGAGATGGAACAGTTCAGTACCATTAATGAAATAGTCAGAGAAAAGGAAGGACTGATTACAATATTGGATGTAGCGGGCAACATCGAAAACGATAGCCTTATACCCATATTTAAGGGTATTGATTTAATTATCTGCCCTTTCGCTTATGATGAGTTTTCGGTAAGTGCGACCATCGACTTTTCAGAAGTGGTACGTACACTGAATGAAAAGGCAAACATTGTTTTTGTACCCAACCGCATCAAAACGAATGTTAAGTACGAAACGCTCGAGAGCGTCAACAAGGTGCTTTTAAATTTTGGGGCGGTCACACGGCCACTTCCCGAAAGGATAGACTTTCAAAGGATAACCACCTTTGAGACACCGCCCAGTATCATACAGGCAGTTTCCCCGGTATTCGATTTAATATTCAATGAGTTCATACATAAATATACTGGGTCATGGAAAGAGAAAGTATAA